In Halothermothrix orenii H 168, the sequence TTGCCCAACTGTTGTAAACCTGGTTGAAAAATATTTTCCAGGATTATGTGATTATCTGGCACCTGTTATATCACCGATGATAGCCCACGGAAGACTGATAAAACAGGAAATGGGTGAAAACTGCCGGGTTGTATTTATCGGCCCCTGTTATGCGAAAAAAGAAGAAGCGTTGACCCGGGGTGAAGGGTCAATTGATGCTGTTTTGACCTTTGAGGAAATATTTAATTACTTAGATAGACTAAATCAGGATATACCTCCCCGTAATATTTTTCCTGACAGAACCTCTAACAGGGCCCGCCGTTTTCCACTTCCCGGCGGGGCCCTTAGAACAGGTGGGCTAAATGAATTAAATATAAAGCCAGATGATATTGTGTCAATATCAGGACTTGAAGATTGTATGGAAACCTTCCGTGATATTGAAAAAGGTCTTATCAAGCCCAGATTTATCGAGGCAATGGCCTGCCGGGGGGGTTGCCTCGGGGGGCCAGCCATGGGTGAAGATGCTGGAATCCTGGCCAGGAAACAAAGGTTATACAATAATTTAAACAGGGGACAGCAGAGCTGTCGGGGGGCTAACAATAAAGGTATTATAGTTTCCTGGAGCTACACTCCCAGAGAGATAGATTATAAAGTTCCAGATGAAGAAGAAATAAAGAGAATTCTGGCATTGACCGGTAAAACATCACCTGAAGATGAAACAAACTGTGGTGGCTGTGGTTATCCCAGTTGCCGGGATAAGGCAATTGCTGTGTATAATGGTCTGGCCAATCCGGAAATGTGTATTCCCTATATGAGGGAAAAGGCTGAATCCTTATCCCATGCTGTTGTTGATAGTACTCTTAATGGAATTATTATTGTTGATAAAGATATGATTATTCAGGATTTTAATCCGGCTGCAAACCGGATGTTTAACCGCAGAGATATTAAGGCTAAAGGTAAACCATTGAGCACTTTTATTGATCCCGGGGATTACATTGATGTCTGGGAGAATCAGGAGATGATAACTGATAATTGTAAGCAATATCCCCAGTATGAGTTGATTACCAGGGAAACTATTTATCCCCTCCCTAAATATGGAGTTGTCATCGGTATAATTACAGATGTTACTGAAGAGGAAAAGACCAGGGCCGAAATTGATAATATGAGACAGGAAGCTTTAGACAGGGCCTCTCAGGTAATTAAAGAACAGATGCGGGTTGCCCAGGAAATTGCAGGACTTCTTGGTGAGAGTACGGCAGATACTAAAGCAACACTACTCGAACTAAAAGAGATTATAGGGCAAAGAGAGGCGAAGACAAATGGGGATGAAAGTTGATGTTGGAGTTGCCAGCCTTTCAAAACACGGTGAAGAGGTCTGTGGTGATAGTTATCAGGTCATCAGGTCTAGGGATGCGACAACAGTAATTTTATCTGATGGTCTTGGTAGTGGGATCAAAGCCAGTATACTCTCGTTATTATCTACGAAAATTGCTTCAAGATTACTGGAAAGAAATATCAATGTAGAACAGGTTTTTGCCACCATAGCAGATACCCTCCCTATCTGTCAGACCAGGGAGATAGCCTATTCAACTCTGTCGATTTTAAAAATAACAGATAGTGGCTATGCCCATTTAATTGAATACGACAATCCCTCCCTGATATTGATTCGTAACGGGCAAAGGGTCAAATTAGATAAAGAACAAAAAATAATCGCCGGTAAAAAAGTAAGTGAAGTCCATTTTAAACTTAAACTGGGTGATTTATTGCTTGTAGTTAGTGATGGAGTCATTAATGCCGGGGTTGGAGGGCTATTTCACCTGGGGCTGGGGCGAGAAAGACTGGTAGAACATGTTACCAAATATGGATTATATAAAAAGGATTCCCTTCATGTTGCCCGGGATATCATTGAATTAACTGAAGCCTGTTATATCTGTAAACCGGGTGATGATTCGACATGTATTGCTTTAAAATTAAGAGAACCCCGTTCTGTTGTGGTGTTAACGGGTCCTCCCACTGATCCAGATCTGGATGGAAAGGTGGTTAAGGAGTTTCTTAAACGTAATAATTCAGAGAAAGTAGTCTGTGGCGGGGCGACCGGAAATATGGTGGCTCGGGAACTTGGTGAAGATATAGAAACAAGCTTAACCTATGATGACCCCAGTGTTCCCCCCCTTGCTTCTATAAAGGGAATTGATCTGGTGACAGAAGGCATATTAACCCTCAATAAATGTCTGGAAAAGATTTTGCAGTTAAAAAAGGGACAGAGTATTGATGAAAAAAAAGATGGGGCCAGCCTTTTAGCCAGGACATTATTTAAGGCCGATCAAATACATTTTTTGGTAGGAACTGCTGTAAACCCCGCCCACCAGGAATTAATGCAGTCCTTACAGTTAAAGCCCAGGCCGGTAATAGTTAATAAACTGATAAAAGAGCTTGCTGAACTGGGTAAAGAGATAAAGATAAAGAGGTATTAAGGGGGCAATCAAGATGAAAGAAAAAATAACAGTTGAGGTCTGTGTCGGTACATCATGCCATCTTATGGGGAGTCCGGCAATTATTGATTATTTAAAAAACCTTCCTGATAATATTAAAGATAAAATAGAAATAAAGCATGTTTCCTGTATGAATAGCTGTGACCGGGGTCCCCGGGTAATGGTTAACGACACTGTAATTTATAATGCAACACCGGAGCGGGTTAAGGAAGCAATTACTGAAATAATTATGGCATAAAGGGGTAGGTGATAAGATATGGCAGGAGAAGTATCTGAAGTTACCAGGATCAGGAGAAAGGTTTTGACCGAGATAGCCCGTCTTACTTTTGAAGATCGTCTGGTGGAAGAGGTAGATTATATTCCCCGGAGGTTGACTGAAAATGGTATTTCCAATTATCGCTGTTGTGTCTATAAGGAAAGAGCAATTTTAAAAGAGAGGGTTAAACTGGCCCTGGGGGTTGCCCCTGATGAAGTGGATGATGAAGAGAAGAGTCTTTCTGAAATAGCGAGTAATGTATTACAGGGCCAACTGGGGAACAGTGATAGAAATATTGCTATTATTGAAGAAGCCTGTGACCAGTGTTCAATCGATAAAATAGTGGTAACCAATGCCTGTCGTAATTGTGTTGCCCACCACTGTGTAAATTCCTGTCCCCGGGGCGCCATTACCATTGTTAATAATCAGGCCTATGTTATCAGGGAAAAGTGTGTGGAGTGCGGGCTCTGTGTTAAAGCCTGCCCCTATGGCGCCATTCTTGAAGTTGAAAGACCCTGTACCAGTGCCTGTTCCCTTGATGCAGTTGTTCCCGGGGAGAAGAGTACAGCAGAAATAGATGATAATAATTGTATTGAATGTGGCTCCTGTATAGAGGCCTGTCCCTTTGGAGCAATTTCCTATAAATCTGAAATTGTCAGGGTTGTTCAAATGTTAAAAAGTGGAGACATTAATACTGTAGCCCTGGTTGCTCCTTCATATATTGGACAGTTTGGACCAAGGGTTGACTGGGAAAAACTATGTACTGGTCTTAAAAGGCTGGGATTTCACGATGTAATACCGGTGGCCCTCGGTGCTGATAAGGTAATTGAAGAGGAAAGCAGGGAATTTCAGGCGATGACTGATAAACCAATGTTTAATTCCTGTTGTCCT encodes:
- a CDS encoding NAD(P)H-dependent oxidoreductase subunit E, giving the protein MKEKITVEVCVGTSCHLMGSPAIIDYLKNLPDNIKDKIEIKHVSCMNSCDRGPRVMVNDTVIYNATPERVKEAITEIIMA
- a CDS encoding [Fe-Fe] hydrogenase large subunit C-terminal domain-containing protein, translated to MGLVITSEAKCRDCYKCIRYCPVKAIGIKDGQAWVDEDRCILCGRCIEACPQNAKKTEQYLDKFKNYIASGNKVVVSLAPSYLASGYFSTPWKLVGALKELGVDVVEETAIGAEVIADEYRDLLNKKELIISSCCPTVVNLVEKYFPGLCDYLAPVISPMIAHGRLIKQEMGENCRVVFIGPCYAKKEEALTRGEGSIDAVLTFEEIFNYLDRLNQDIPPRNIFPDRTSNRARRFPLPGGALRTGGLNELNIKPDDIVSISGLEDCMETFRDIEKGLIKPRFIEAMACRGGCLGGPAMGEDAGILARKQRLYNNLNRGQQSCRGANNKGIIVSWSYTPREIDYKVPDEEEIKRILALTGKTSPEDETNCGGCGYPSCRDKAIAVYNGLANPEMCIPYMREKAESLSHAVVDSTLNGIIIVDKDMIIQDFNPAANRMFNRRDIKAKGKPLSTFIDPGDYIDVWENQEMITDNCKQYPQYELITRETIYPLPKYGVVIGIITDVTEEEKTRAEIDNMRQEALDRASQVIKEQMRVAQEIAGLLGESTADTKATLLELKEIIGQREAKTNGDES
- a CDS encoding 4Fe-4S dicluster domain-containing protein, which codes for MAGEVSEVTRIRRKVLTEIARLTFEDRLVEEVDYIPRRLTENGISNYRCCVYKERAILKERVKLALGVAPDEVDDEEKSLSEIASNVLQGQLGNSDRNIAIIEEACDQCSIDKIVVTNACRNCVAHHCVNSCPRGAITIVNNQAYVIREKCVECGLCVKACPYGAILEVERPCTSACSLDAVVPGEKSTAEIDDNNCIECGSCIEACPFGAISYKSEIVRVVQMLKSGDINTVALVAPSYIGQFGPRVDWEKLCTGLKRLGFHDVIPVALGADKVIEEESREFQAMTDKPMFNSCCPSFVNLIELKFPEYLSQVSTTESPMLKAAYLAKEDGELVQCVFIGPCLAKKSEARNKGQGLIDAVLTFEEIAAMLVAKGINLAKITETGDLSEEHRSPSIPAQAFCEAGGVGSAISGKLNNNDNGIRFHQVDGASECLKVLNQIKAGKIKADFVEGMGCQGGCIGGPGTLVNRRVASGLLKKLIKSRGGEKVGTK
- a CDS encoding SpoIIE family protein phosphatase, with translation MGMKVDVGVASLSKHGEEVCGDSYQVIRSRDATTVILSDGLGSGIKASILSLLSTKIASRLLERNINVEQVFATIADTLPICQTREIAYSTLSILKITDSGYAHLIEYDNPSLILIRNGQRVKLDKEQKIIAGKKVSEVHFKLKLGDLLLVVSDGVINAGVGGLFHLGLGRERLVEHVTKYGLYKKDSLHVARDIIELTEACYICKPGDDSTCIALKLREPRSVVVLTGPPTDPDLDGKVVKEFLKRNNSEKVVCGGATGNMVARELGEDIETSLTYDDPSVPPLASIKGIDLVTEGILTLNKCLEKILQLKKGQSIDEKKDGASLLARTLFKADQIHFLVGTAVNPAHQELMQSLQLKPRPVIVNKLIKELAELGKEIKIKRY